One window of Trifolium pratense cultivar HEN17-A07 linkage group LG5, ARS_RC_1.1, whole genome shotgun sequence genomic DNA carries:
- the LOC123885243 gene encoding homeobox protein 9-like, with product MDPNNSSNYPNNSQNPNNSQNSNNYQNPNNYQNPNNYQNSNQFFNQYPQNTPNFGLTPNFNQSSFVPNFHPYYGTMLRNPSQTPPFNGYMLMVNENFSSGGTTNFPEFSTQLTIVNEDSTPVSKKNHQPSWNTEQNLVLISGWIKFGTSSVVGKNQKGETYWGQIADYCNEHCSFDPPRDGVACRNRFNYMNKILGKWIGAYDGAKRLQGSGWSENDVLAKAQEIYACGKNVRFTLMEEWNALRDQPRYSSQVGSGSSGSKRSHESDACGSNSVGSSARPIGRDAAKKKGKKKASTPTEVVDKEWDTYMKMREKEVEHL from the coding sequence atggatcccaacaattcttctaattatcccaacaattctcaaaatcccaacaattcccaaaactccaacaattatcaaaaccccaacaattatcaaaatcccaacaattatcaaaattcaaatcaatttttcaatcaatatcctcaaaacacacctaattttggtttaacaccaaatttcaaccaatcatcCTTTGTTCCAAATTTTCATCCATATTATGGAACTATGCTGAGAAATCCATCTCAAACACCCCCGTTTAATGGTTACATGCTGATGGTTAATGAAAATTTTTCGAGTGGTGGTACAACTAACTTTCCCGAATTTTCAACACAATTAACTATTGTTAATGAAGATTCAACTCCTGTGAGCAAGAAAAACCATCAACCATCATGGAACACTGAACAAAATTTGGTGCTAATTAGTGGGTGGATCAAATTTGGAACAAGCAGTGTTGTCGGGAAAAACCAGAAAGGTGAAACATATTGGGGTCAAATTGCTGACTATTGTAATGAGCATTGCTCATTCGATCCTCCGCGTGATGGAGTTGCATGCCGAAACCGTTTTaattatatgaacaaaatacTGGGTAAATGGATTGGCGCTTATGATGGCGCTAAGCGTCTCCAAGGAAGTGGTTGGTCCGAGAATGATGTTTTGGCAAAAGCGCAGGAAATATATGCATGTGGGAAGAATGTTCGGTTCACTTTAATGGAAGAATGGAATGCTCTCCGTGATCAACCACGTTATAGTAGTCAAGTGGGATCTGGAAGTAGTGGATCTAAGAGATCTCACGAGAGTGATGCATGTGGCTCAAACTCTGTAGGATCTAGTGCTCGTCCTATAGGTAGGGATGCAGCcaaaaagaagggaaaaaagaaaGCTTCCACACCCACAGAGGTGGTGGACAAAGAATGGGATACTTACATGAAAATGAGGGAGAAAGAGGTGGAACATTTGTAG